The sequence below is a genomic window from Macadamia integrifolia cultivar HAES 741 chromosome 1, SCU_Mint_v3, whole genome shotgun sequence.
TCATGTCTTTTTGTCATGAACTACCATAGCTCTCAATGGTTAACCATACTCAGCAATTCCTCAACTCATTATGTTGTTGGATTGGATCGGATTGGTATAGGTCGAGACTGATCCCCATCTTTGACTGATCTGATAGCAATCCATTGGTACTATCTACAGGCAAAAAGGTTAGAAAAACCTTTTATTTAAAGGGGTAGTCCATCTGATCTTACATGATCCAATACCGATTTGAATTGGTATAATTTGAGACTAATCCCAAGACTAATCCTATGTTTTAAAACTATATTCTGTATTCGTGTAATTGTCCAACTAAGGGGAGAatctataaaaaaatgtttaacaAAAATGAAGATAAAATCCTTTGATACAGGTTGATTAGGACTCATCCATATCGAAATCCATCAGTATCGACCGACACTAATATTGATACCTaagattgatattgatattgtagacacccaattttgccaCCCTCCCCCGACAATGATGACAAACAAGAAATGAACAAAGCTCATGTTCTACCTCAGAGAAGAATCCAGGCCTTTCATGATGACCCGAACCTGACAATAACCTGAAACCTTGATCCAACTCAGAATCCTAATCAACCCCACCTCATGACGCTTGATACTGTGCTTTATAttaacaaatcaaaattgagtACCCTCCCAAAAGGTACGAGAACGGCACAAATAAGGACTGCCACGTATCCTAAGGGTGTAACTGAACAAAAGTCCTTCTTGTGTAAATCTCGAACATTTTTTAGCCAATGATGGTCTCAAACACTATACCAATTGATGGTATTCGGAGAgacgattccgatgatatatcaTTCACGAAATTTAGACCATCTGATCTCCATAAATCACTATCCAAAGTCTAGGATCCTAGCTGAGGGTAACCTATGCCCAAGATTACTCATTGGCCCGCCAGATTTCTCACGGACCAGCCAGTTTTTAATCACATTTTCTGCCTGTTCTAGCCACAGATCCGTGGATTGATGCCTTTTTGGGACAGCGGACCAGCCAGAAAATGTGCCCTTTTTGGCAAGTCTATCAAAATCTTAGCTGATGGgtccaaaaatatataaatgatcccctttttctcattttaagTGTGAAGGGAATATGGGAGTGACTCCTCACTTACCTCATCATTGTTTTCCTATCCTCACCATGAGAGAGCCAGAAGTATGGAGAGAGTGTTCATTCTCCAATCATTAGCCTCCCTGATTCATTTTTAGTATATTCTTTCACTCAATCATTAGCCCACCTTTTCCTATCCCTAGCCCATTCCTTCACTCCATTTATGGCTGGTCTAGGGGAAATATCCAACCCTGATGTCCAATCCGTGGCCAAAACTATACCCGATTGGGTTCGGCTTTTATTTTGCATGTTGAAGTTCTGCCAAAATTTTTAGAGATTCTCAAAGAGTGTGTCGAGCTTTTGAGGTATCGTCAAAGGTCTAGATTCTCTAAAGAAGATGAGCAAGCAACCAAGATCATTCCCACCTAAGTCAAGAGCCTTCATCAAAATCACGGATGCATTaacaagggcccacccctcttggtccAAAATAAGGGTCAAGATCAGATATAATTTCTCCATAGAGTAGGCATGATGTAGACTCTTTATTTGATACAATGTTTGTATAATCTTATATATTAATACTTAATCATGTATATGGTATAAGATATATTGGAGAATATTTATatttaagcatctaataggaagactggATAGACcgggtgaagtgggtgcctaataccttcccaactttaTAATCTGACGCTTATCGTAACCTCTGGACCAGACAAAGTTTGTTATCCCACACCCTGGGTCCTACCCcttaatcctaggtggcgattCCAATTTTTATTATTCCCAATTCTCGAATTTGTCATTATATTTAAGCCAAAATTGAAATACCATTACCCTTAAAgatatcaatatcgatattttaaataatgattcCAATTAGATTTCCTAAACCAACCACAATCATATATaaacaacaaaattttttttttttggtagagcaAATTTTAAACTACGTGACAATTGTGTGTAAGAATTTtatccttttcccttcttttgggaaaattacacaATTACCCACTTTTTGATTTCCTTTTACAAGACTACCTACTTAAAgtttttagttaacaaaaatacctaaaattaggtttaggtttataaaactacccacttaacaaaaataccaaaaatcaggtttaagtttacaaaactatccacttaATGTtctagttaacaaaaatacttgaTTGTATGTGAAAAATGAAGGAGAATCtatgttttgggtatttttgtaaacccaaattgattttggtatttttgtaaatccaaacctgattttggggttttttgttaactaaaactttgaataggtagttttgtaaatccctttttttttttttttttcaagtgaatgtaaatccaaacttgatttttgagtatttttgttaactaaaaacTCTAAGTGGGTAGTCTTGTAAAGGGAAACCGAAAAATGGATACCAACCCCACCCAGGCCCCACTTTATcgggtttagcccaacccagcccagccctgATGGACCCTGGTTGGGCCTGGCTTAACCCAATCCAGCCCAATTGAGTACTATTGGTTACTtgattgcttgatcttgatgcattgcaaatgccaaagaccaaagttttcgaACATATGTAGATTGTGGAGAATGAAAGACTTTTTGTAGACCTTTTACTATAAGTAcctatttataattattaacatatttatattattttaaactTAACATGTAGGGTTGAGTTGGATTGggtctcaacccaggcccagtCCAACCTGACATCGGGCCTGAAATTCTTAATCCTGGCGATCCTATTTCAGCCCAGGCCCTCTTCGAGCACAACGCGGGTTCAGGCGGACCGAgcttttttgacacccataTCCTGAACGAGACTGGCCGGTACATGAACCGGGTTCGCATCAATATCTAGGAACTCATTCATGGACAGATATTTTGCTTATCCTCAAAACGACTTAAATAAGGGAAGTCGGGTGTCCGTGGTTCCAGAGGTCGAGAGCACTTCGCCCAGTTTCTCTTTACATGGCTTTCTGCGTAGGCAATGGTACTGCCGGTGGTTTATGCAGCAGCTACTTAACTAGCCGCAACCTCTCATTTCACCGTCAGACCATTCTTTTCTcaaacccttcttcttcatcttctttttctaagGGAAGGAGTGCTCACATCACATGTGCCAGAAAATTTTCCTCTCGGACTGGGCGGTTCGATAGCAAGAACAAGAGGAGTGGTGGAGCGACCACAACCACGaccaaggaggaagaagaagaagaagaagcagaacaggAAGGAGAGGAAATTGACAAAGGTATTGAAGATGGTAGCACGGTCGACGTCGATGATGGGTATTTCTTGCCAGAGCTTCCGGGTGATAAGCCAGATTTCTGGGAGGGACCTAAATGGGATGCCCTTGGGTTTTTTGTTCAGTATATGTGGGCTTTCGGCATCGGCTTTGCTGTACTTCTCTTCCCCTCTTTATTCTTTCCTTATGATCGTTTTTAGTTGGCtactttttatctttattttatttcacttttaGATGTAGCTCAAAGCTAATAAATTTGTGATGCACTgaacaaaaaaatacatttagtaATTAAGGAAGCTAAATTTCATAATCTGATCAGAAGAATATGTTGTCAGGGCATGAAGCTGTTGTATAGCTATCAGAAATCCCAAAAGATTTATTTCATGAAAAGAGAAAACCAATAATATTTCTGCAACTTATAAACAAACTTAAACTATATATTTTGAACTTTCAGTGGCACTGAAAATCTCCTTTGCAAAATGAAAACATcaggtgcttttttttttggtgaattaaaaatatattaaaacaaaagaaaaagaacaaaaaaaaagccATAACGGCAATCCAAGGGCTAGGAGCCCTAACATCggccactaaaaaaaaaaaatcaccaagGGGGATACATCCAAAAACAGGGGAGGaacaaaacaaacacaaaaaaaaggggtaCATGAAaacaagggaagggaagaaacaacataaaaagatGATACATGAAAACTAGGGGAAgggagcaataagaggaagatcCCAAGAAGAGGCCACAGGTCTGTTTTTGCTTGAGTTAGGGCACACTACACAATtgtgaagaattttatttctaatctCAAAAGTGATAAGTGTCCTAGACTTTCTCAATAGTACGCGAAGTAGTAGaccatcttcttttgtttctttcccaccaTATATGATGGATCATTGCACTGAAAACCAACTTACCAAGAATATCACAAGAGGATTTGCTGttgaaagtcttcaagaccCACCTCCATTCTCTGTCAAAAGGAAAGATAGCTCTAGGAAAAGGCCAATACTTTATAAGGATTCCTTTCCAAACTGATTTGGAGAAGGGACAAAAGAAGAATAGATGGTCAACACTTTCAATGgaattccaacaaaggcaacaaTTAGGGATGATGATAtttcttttggaaagaaacTCCTGCATTGGAAGAGCATAAGCAAAAGCTCTCCAAACAGTAAAGCAATGTCTTGGAAtggaaaatccaaatcaaaccaaTCTATACCAGGGGATAGAGGGAACCCTAGTTCTGATCAAATTCCAaccagaagaagaggagaatttCTCTACTACCTCTAGACCTCATACTTAACTCTGAAGTTTATCCTAGACCTCAATGAGAGAAACAAAATTTCTCGGGCTTGAAAACCACTGACCATCTCTAAGGATGGAAGACACCTTGGCCAATCTACTTGAACCTACGCCATACTTGATTATATCACCATACTTAAGAATTAGAGCACCATCCGGATGTCAATTATCAAGCCGGAGCAATGTGCAGAACCATCACCAATAGATGATTGGATAAAATCAGAAACAAGGTGCCGATATTTGAGAATCTTtttccaaacccaagaagcatccCATGGGGATGAAGTAGTCTAGACGGAGTCAAACTTTGGGTATCTAGAATAAACCCAATCACCCTAGATGCTTTTCTTTCTAGAAGCAATATTCCAGATAAGCTTAATAATCCTAGCAATGTTTGACTCCTTAACCCTATGGAGACCCAAGCCTTCCTCCTTTTTTGGAAGACAAACTTTAGCCCAACTCAAAGGGTGAAGAAATTTGGGACTATCACTACCCTTCAAAAGAAAAGAGGACATAAGAGACTCAATCTTTGAAGAAATAGAGGTAGGAAGACCAAAAATAGGAGTTTTGCATATTGATCTAATGAGTTTAAGATGCCCTGCAAAGGAGACAACCTTACTCTTCCAAAGTTGGAAGTCTCTTATGAAGCCTGTCAAGGATGGGGGAACAATGGTGGGCAGCAAGCTTGGAGGAAATTATCGGTAGACCCAAATCAGTAACAAGAAGATGGCCTTCAGGGAAAcctaaaatattaattaaatgaGCCTTAAGATCCTTATAAACACccccaaagaaagagagatttaaGGGGATTAATATAGAGACCAGGCATAGTAGAGAAGGAGGTGAAAGCATCAAAAATCACAGTCACAGATTTTTGATTGGCTTTGACAAAGATCATGAGGTCATTTGCAAATAATAAGCGAGTGATCTTGAAGACCTTACATTTAGGAATTGAATGGATGGAATTCCCCTTAGTTTTGGTCATCAGGATTTTGTAGAGGCCCTCCATGGCACtagagaaaaggagaggagaaaTAGGACAACCTTATCCCTAACTTTGAGGTGAAAAAACCTTGAGGGGAGCCATTGACAAGCACAGAGAAATGGGGAGAAGAGAGGCAACAGTGAATCTAGTCAATAAAACTAGGAGGGAAATCCATCTTAGAGAGAATACGATGAATATAATTCCACCTAATAGAATCAAAATCCTTATGGATGTCCAATTTGAGGAGGATAGAGGAAGAATGGTTCTTCCTATCAAAACCCCTATCAATCTCATGGCATAAGAGGATATTGTCAGCAATATTGCTCCCAAGGGTGAAAGCTGCCTGATTATGGCTGACATTATCAATCACAAGAAGAAGTCTATTTTTGCAATGATCTTAGAAATAAACTTATATAGGAGATTGGCAAGAGAAATGGGGCAAAATAATGAAACTGAATCCACACCCTCTTTCTTAGGAACAAGACAGATGAAGGTTTGGTTTATACAACCAACCTTAGAtgggttaaaagaaaaaaaaaagctacgaATTGCCCTAATTAGGTTAGATTTAACAATGTCCCAGGCAGCAAGAAAAAATCCGTAACTGAAGCCATCAGAGCCAGGAGCTTTCTCAGATTTATGAGATTTAATAGTAGTCAAAATATCCTCAGAAGGAATAGACGAAAGGGTCCTCTTAAGATTAGAATCAACCTTAGAGAAATTAATATCATTCAAGATGGAGTCAATGAGACTGAGGTTGGGAGGATTAAATTGATTTGAAAAATGAGATACAAAAGCAGATTTAATCTCTACCGGATCCGAAATAAGAGATCCCGAATGGTTTCTAAGCCCGTAAGTGGAATTCAAACTCTGCCTAGCACTCATTGATTTATGAAAGATAGCAATATTTGAATCTCCAAGAGTTATCCacttgattttggatttttggttttaaaaactGTCACGACCCAAACCCGGGATAAGGGTATGGTCACACCCTCACTGGCGGTGATCAAAATGATCAGAATTCAAAACCAAGCATCCATGCATAGTTCATAATATTTCAGCCCAAATatttaaaccttcaaaaccTACATAGTGTTATATTACATATTAGAGTTAACAGGATCAAACCCTAGTGGGCAAAATATTTACATTCCAAACTCCCAAGTCCTCattcatacttggtcaatatTTACATTAAGTCCTCTTAACCATTTAGATTCaacataaagaaaaataataaaatatttcttCTTATGTTTACTATCAGCTTGTAGGCTCCTTTTCAGCCCTATGGTCCTGACTATTACCTGTGGAAAAAGATGTATAATAATGGGGTGAGCTCGACAACCCAGTGAGTAAATCCTCGCCTAAACAATTCCACACCAAACATGGACATATACTTATGAAACAAACTGATCAATCAtcatcatttattatatttGCAAAATAACAACCATAAAAGTGTCTATTCCATACTTTTTcctttgcccctaggcataatTGGTCCTCACCACAAGGTCTCTTGACCCTAGTCTCACCAAACAAGTCTCTTGGCAACGGATGCCTCACCATGTCGTCTCTTGACTAGGTCTCACCCAAGTGTCTCTTGGCACCAATGCACCTCACCGTGCGGTCTCTTGACCTCGGTCTCACCAAATAAGTCTCTTGGCAACGGATGCCTCACCATGTCGTCTCTTGACTAGGTCTCACCCAAGTGTCTCTGGGCACCAATGCATCTCACTGTGAGGTATCTTGATAATTCTCATAATCATAATATGAACCGAAGCATTATCAACATAAACACATGCCCATCATTACAATATGCAACCCAATCTCATCATTGAATTACACTATAATTGCATCAACATGCACATCATCATATGCACATAGAAAATGCATCACACTAATCATAAGCTATGTTAGAAAACCAAGATCTGTAACTAGTAACttgagagagtaagagaagagagaaagagattaagagagaagaagagaagagagattgcAAGAGGGGAGCATCCGAATGTATTTCCCAGTCCCCCCtaccatcaatatttattaacaCCCAAAGTAGTAcaatcaaactaggaaactaagtccttgtgccacaagtaagataaaataggaagtctatcttaattagtaagtagagatctatcctaattagggaaagaaataaactaaagcaGGGCGGTAAAACTCATCcacgatagggacactcccTATATCGTGGTACATattttaacactccccctcaagctggagtatccatatatcaaaagaaaacttccagcttggaccaacaagaatagaaaattaaacataACACCGGTCTTGAGTAGTAGTGGTAGACGCTAGAGAGCACAAAGAGAACTCTAGTCATCCACATCATAAAGTCAGTAGCATCAAAGGCGCTTCCCAAGGAAGGCAGGTAGTAGGTAGGAAGTAGCAACAACAGGTTGTGGGGGTAAGCATATA
It includes:
- the LOC122081631 gene encoding uncharacterized protein LOC122081631, whose product is MAFCVGNGTAGGLCSSYLTSRNLSFHRQTILFSNPSSSSSFSKGRSAHITCARKFSSRTGRFDSKNKRSGGATTTTTKEEEEEEEAEQEGEEIDKGIEDGSTVDVDDGYFLPELPGDKPDFWEGPKWDALGFFVQYMWAFGIGFALIACGIAVATYNEGATDFKQTPVYKESIQSRELLEEPEASNSDVFEANPTEEAPSLE